Part of the Hemicordylus capensis ecotype Gifberg chromosome 7, rHemCap1.1.pri, whole genome shotgun sequence genome, TTGTTAACTAATTAGATTAGTTGTCATTTCTGTCTCACACCCCTCCATCTCCCTGCTTTTCCCCACCCTATATCCATTCTCAGTTGACCTTGCTTGTGCCCGTGATGTCTGATCTGGTGGTTTCTTTGCTTGCTGTTTTGGCGAAATGAAAATTTTAAACAGATTTATCTTTTAAGAGACTCTGAGCCCTGAAGGATAATACTTTCTGCAGGTCACACTAACAAAGGCCAACATACCGTGCAACGACCCATGTACGTTTTGATGAAATGTGCGTGCAATTGTAGAAATGCattcttgcacaaacacaaaattaAACAAACGGAGATGAGCAATGGACGGCCACTGGAAACCATGGCCATTCACTGTGCAACTTTGTAcatgcacaagagtgctcttgcgctAAGTACACATGTTCCGTTAAAAGGCACAGAGAGTGTTGCACAGCATGTCGGTGAGAAATTTCAACATGGTACCCACCACAAAAGGCAAAAACAGAGGCAGCGATCTGCCAGGAATTTACCAGAATTGTGAAAAGGGGCAGTTGTAGTACAAGCAGACAGTGAAGATTCGCCTCATTAGCCTGTCCCGTAAAGAGCAGAAATGCTGGATACATGATTTTTTGCAAAATAAAAGATATTGGGCAGATTGGGTTTTCAGAATGGAGTGTCGGGTTGTAGAATCCAGCTCTTCTTAACTGCAGAACTGGGATGCCTTTTAGTAGAGAGTGCACACACCCAGCCCTGCCCATGCTGAGCCTAACAAGTGTCTGTTTacggaggtgcacctaggtaattttggagcctggacctaaaggtctttggaggggggcccctcctctgcaaattaagcatcatcacaccatctgggacagactagagaggatttgaTGGGgggcagggactgtggaggcctaGGACTTTGGCCcccaaatccaggggtaagagcgtctctgtctgtctccctgGTACCGCAAGAACAGCTCATTCCCCCAAGACAAAGAATTCCTCTTGAAGATATCTATCTGGGCGCTGCAATGTTCTGTGGCCCATGAATCATCACACCCTGCTCTAGGAGAGTGATCTTTTTATTAATGGCTCTCTCCCCGCTTCTTTGATATTTTTGGTTCAATGACCTCCCGCCTCTTCCACTGCCTCAAGTGGCTGCATCCTGTCCCATCGGCAAAAGCTCCTTAACCCATGCTGGTCTTCACATGCCGCTCGGCAACACAAAACAAAAGTCAGCATCTCAGCCGAGTTCCTCTTTTTCATCCAGAGCTAATCTTCTGTTTGGCCCCGGCCCAAGCCCTCAGCCAGGCGGGGAAGGAAGCGACCACGAAACCTCCACTTCCATGCAAACAGACACCAGCGCAAGACAAGAGAAGATCAGGCTCCGGCAGCCGCTGACAGGTAACCAGATCTGGCCAAAAGATATTTCATGGCTTCTTCTGTCTGTTAGGGCTCgtctgtggccctccagctccctTCGGGCTTTGTAACCAGCCTATCTGAAATGTGTTTTTGTCCATCTTGTGAGCTCGATTCTCCCTTTTGGCTCTGCGTAGATTTTTGTCTCGTTCGTGGTCTGAGCTGCTGTCCCGATTCTAACATGTGTCATTGTGGTGTTTGGGTTCGCATGTGTGGCATGTCGCTGTGAATCAGAGGTGAGGTGTGGCATTAGCAGTGTGCTGCACACAGATATGAGGAGTTCTAGGTTTCCTGGTCTGTGTCTTCTGCTCTTTGTTCCTTTGCGGGGAGAGGTCTCAGCTTAGTGGCCCAGCCCATGCTTGCTAGAGCAAAGGTCCCAGGTCCTGCCCCTTGAATCTCTAGCTGAAACAAACCTCATATATCACAGCGGACTTCCAGAGATCCCAACCAGTCAAAATCAACCAGCATTTTCTGAGAGTCTCATAACTGGTAAATGTACAAATTGACCAGGCATATTCAAATTcagaagagctggtctatgggagaagagctggtcctgtagtagcaagcatgaattgtcctctttgctaagctgggtccagtctggtttgcatttgaatgggagaccgggGCTGCTGTAAGataggcagaaggttccaagttccctccttggcatctccaagacagggctgagaaagactcctgcctgcaaccttggagaagctgctgccagtctgggtagacaatactaaattagatggaccaagggtctgactcagtataaggcagcttcctatgcttctgtgTTCTACTCGCCAGCTCACTAGTGGTGAATGACCTCACACCTCTGGCGAGCAAGATACCCAGCACCATACAGATCTCTTCCCCAagggtctcatttccactgccatttttgagaaggtaagaaagagCAGGGAGCCTTTCTGGGCAGGAGGAGAAGGCTCCcttgtttcttaccatctccatctcccagtgcaaatgacagaagacccccttccctcctaagccctctgcctgtgtgccagaaaaggatctgagggaagagaggggcacataggaacacaggcagctgccttctactgagtcagaccattggtccatctagctcagtattgtcttcacaaactggtagcagcttctccaaggctgcaggctgcagtctctctctcagccctgtgctggagatgccagggagggaacttggaaccttctccgtgcaagcaagcaggtgctcttcccagagtcacccaaagtTTTTCTTGCggttaagtaaagtgtgctgtcgagtcggtgtcgactcctggcgaccacagtgccctgtggttgtcattggtagaatacaggaggggttgaccattgcttcctcccacacaggatgagatgatgcctttcagcatcgtcctctATCTATcttacaaagacaaccacagagctctgtgggcaccagaagtcgaaatcggcttgatggcacacttttactttagaAGAGCCCATCCGCTGAGTTTCTGGGTGAGTCCCTGTTCCCAGTGTGTCTTTTGACTGGGACTCATGCAGAGAAACAAGAGACAGCCTCCTCCTGTCTCCAATTGCACCTGATGTAGAGACAGAGCTGAATCACATGTCCCCCGCAGCCGCTGATAGGAAGGAGGCGAGGTCAGAAAAGCAAATGGTCTTGGTGTTTAGAGAGCAGCCTCGCTGGTGGGTGGCTATTTTGGGCTCGCAGGAGCCGTACATGATTTCATTCACGGGTTGGTCATGCACACTCGCAGCTCTTTCAAGGGTGCCAGATTGGGAATTGTTCGAATAGCCTGCGCTGAAGCAAATGGGCCAACTGTCTGACTCATATCACTTAAAGTTCACTGCTGGGATAGAGGAACTGGTTGTTATTTTCTGCTTCTCCCCTTTTCTCCACCTTCCCCTTTTAGAGGAATAACTTACAAGCCTGTGGCCTGCCTAAAAGCTTGATtaattgattgcttgattgatccattgattgattgattaagtgccgtcaagtcagtgttgactcatagcgaccacatagatagattctctccaggatgatcggtcttcaacatggcctttaaggtctctcagtggtgcattcattgttatcGTTCGTAATCCTAAAAGGCTAAAAGTTTAGGGGCAAGAAAAAATGTAGGGGGGCTAGCTTATCTGGCCCTCCTGAATCCTAAGTGCATGTAACATTCAGTTAtttgaaaagtattttaaaaatggggggacaGGCCCATCCTAAACCCACCCACTCGAGCCATGGGTCTGATAACTTGCCCCACTTTCTTGAGTCATCTGGATCAATGAGGATCCCATATATGTCCACGAAGCTATTGAATGGCTGTTGCTTGCTTCCCTGATGTGTCGTGGTCTGGTGCCTAGGAAGTTGGAGAATAGTATTAATCTGACCTTTCTAAGAGAATAAGGCCAGCCTTTTTCCAGCTCCagaaaacaaatcaaatcaaatctttattgttacagtcattcgaccagcaCAACGTTCCAGAAAACTGGCAGGTAGAATGATACCCAGGCTGGAAAATGAGGAATGGGTCTTCTTTTTTAAGTTTCCCAAAAGGGGCCACTGAGTTCTTATTTTGCTTTCTTTGCAAGGTTCCACCATGGAGGCCAACCTCACTAGCCTACGGTCTACTGAGGCCTCTTTGCTGTCCTCCTCTAAGGGCAAAGCAGATGTGGACAGCGTAATGGACATGGTCCAAGTCTTCTTCTACAGTGTGATCTTCCTTCTTGGCTCCCTTGGCAACGGGGTTGTGATCTGGATCACGGCCCGTCAGACCACCAGCAAGGTCAACTGTGTTTGGTTCTTCAACCTAGCCTTGGCCGACTTCCTGTTCTCCGTGAGTCGGATACTGCCACTGCTGAAGAACGCTTTCTACGATGAATGGCCCTTTGGCTACTTCCTCTGCCAAACCACCGGCTTCATCAAGTACCTGAACATGTTTGGCAGCGTCTTTCTCTTGGCTGTTATCAGCTTAGACCGTGTCACTTCCGTGTCCTACCCGGTGTGGGCCAAAAACCGCCGGGGTCCCCGCTTGGCGTGGTTGGCTGCCATTGGCGCCTGGTTCGTGGCCATTACCACAAGCCTCCCTTTCTATTTTTGCCGTGTGTTAATTGTGAAGAACAACAAGACCAAGTGCACCCTTAGCATGGATGGTAGGGGGTCTACCATGCTGACCTTATATTTGCTGAGGTTGGTATGTGGGTTCCTGGTTCCCTTTGCCATCATTGTGGTCTGCTACGGGATCATCGCAGTGACACTGAGGCGACGGCAGACCATCTTCCGCTCCAAAAAACCCTTCAAGGTCATCTTGGCTATCGTGGTCACCTTCTTCATCTGCTGGGCACCCTAccatctctttctcctcctcaaaTTGACGGGAGTAAAGAGTAAAGTGATTTCTGTGGGCAGCCCCCTCACCTCCTGTCTGGCCTACCTCAACAGCTGTGTCAACCCCATCCTTTACTTCTTCATGGGGTTGGACTTCCGCAAAAAACTAGGCCGTTTCAGTTTGGCTGCGGCCTTCAGGAAAACTTTGCTCGAAGACTCGGCCTACTCATTGCGAAGGCCTACCAAACACAAGAAGGAAGCTGCTTCTTCCATGGATGACCTTAACCACTCCACGGTGACTGTTCCATCATCTGAAAAAACTCCAAGTCCCAGAGGCCTGCTGACTGGGCAGACCCATGCAAAGTAGTTGCATGCTACAAAGacatttatctatcatattctTTACGCATGGGATTCTGGACTGgctgtttccctccccaaaatcTAATGAAGTCTTGACTATGTGGTACACAGTGATGCTTCCTGGACATTTTTAAACCACTGATAACAGCTGTATTGGAGCAAAGAGTTCAGGATGTAAACATTTCTTGGGTCCTGCTGTGAATTCTGTAAGATGTTGTCCCACCACCATCCCCAAGAGAAAAAGTAAGGGACTCTGAATGGAAACCACCAACTCAACCCCCTGGAGTTGGTTTCATGCCAGAATTCCATCCCTGCTTTATTCTAAGCAGCCCTCCCCTTGTTCAATTCTAGTTATGTCTTGTATTGTTATGTGTATCTTTGTGGTATTGTCATTGTTTTATTCTTTTGTAAGCTGCTCCGAGAGCTTTGGCTGAAGGGTGGCAAATAAATatcctgaatgaatgaatgaacaaatgaatgaaagaaaataCCCCGAATTGCCCCATTGCCTTCCTCGTCTAAAAAACTATAGCTGAGGTGGATAAGCAAGATAAGCAAAGAGTACCCCCTCTTTGCTCCCCAGAAATTCCACAATTTCAGATTTCAGTAGGAGGTGGggtcatagcaaggttggagttggccctgggacaaaaagtgaagatggacctctGCCCTTCatcccttcttcagagaggcatcaTGGAGAGAGCTAAGAGCAAGCTCTCAGCCAGCTAGCGGCAGccctccctcatgggcccaggAACATCCCtccccttgttcagttatagttatgcctctggtggTGGGGGCAAGGTCTAGGGGTCCAAGCTCAGATCCAGGGCTGACTCTGGGtcaggggtctctctctctcttcatgtgccttctccgaTTAGGAGGTTGGCAGCCAACAAAAGCCATAGATTGTGGTCCCTAGAATCgtggatgatatcttctgtgtccatttctagccattctttcaggtcatccatccatcccttcctcctccttcctctagctctttttcctgctagctttccttctagcgTTAGTTGTGGTATCtgatattttactcctctgagGATGTCTCCACAATACTCCAGTTTGCATCTCTTGATtgtctgttttatttgtttatgtgtttttgcttttcaaagtccttcttcatttgttgttctgctgaTCCATTTAATCTTGG contains:
- the LOC128332411 gene encoding N-formyl peptide receptor 2-like; the protein is MQTDTSARQEKIRLRQPLTGSTMEANLTSLRSTEASLLSSSKGKADVDSVMDMVQVFFYSVIFLLGSLGNGVVIWITARQTTSKVNCVWFFNLALADFLFSVSRILPLLKNAFYDEWPFGYFLCQTTGFIKYLNMFGSVFLLAVISLDRVTSVSYPVWAKNRRGPRLAWLAAIGAWFVAITTSLPFYFCRVLIVKNNKTKCTLSMDGRGSTMLTLYLLRLVCGFLVPFAIIVVCYGIIAVTLRRRQTIFRSKKPFKVILAIVVTFFICWAPYHLFLLLKLTGVKSKVISVGSPLTSCLAYLNSCVNPILYFFMGLDFRKKLGRFSLAAAFRKTLLEDSAYSLRRPTKHKKEAASSMDDLNHSTVTVPSSEKTPSPRGLLTGQTHAK